A stretch of Campylobacter gracilis DNA encodes these proteins:
- a CDS encoding phosphoethanolamine transferase produces MSLVKNIGAFLKDRFSLLSVFDGAVLNAYVLVLVLNLALGLLLIARGGELLSAQALFFAVSAICGVTILFFALYALSFYSARLYKILAFALLAINVAFAIAQIFLIFSLELTYSHGTLDALVQTTPKEAFEFAHAFLNFKLIAAFLALLIFVIAALMLRVSQRARMKLCRAIKLIFLLSLLVFIAHAAFKSYVAKSSKMRASIIIALNKIPIYNFAFVTKDYFGADFKSVRELQAGYQSIYASHSHKTAPNRISNVVFIIGESLQRNFMSLYGYYLPTTPNLQALEKSGNLIAFSDVVSPGAKTNDVLKYVLNFGNYESEKQRPWSANLDIVNLARLANYETFWISNQERYGQWAVASGASAQMTDHSDFTNQIPVYKYAYSLDEVMLPSIKNFKSGAKRSPLARKDESSAAEVGSTQKKDKFFILHLMGSHPSYEFRYPKSFAKFSAADISREPLDEGQKKELAHYLNTVAYNDFIVSEIYKIFADDNTLIVYFSDHAQSLYQYRGKLIHGGINRFTLEIPLIFMASDKFKEQNADLWARIAAAKNRPFLNDDLIHAIAEILEMTDLPEYDPTRSVINSDFNASRPRIIEGVDYDKVYRLQKEFGE; encoded by the coding sequence CCTATCGGTATTTGACGGCGCGGTGCTAAACGCATACGTGCTAGTTTTGGTATTAAATTTAGCGCTCGGGTTGCTTCTTATCGCACGCGGCGGCGAGCTGCTCTCTGCGCAGGCGCTGTTTTTCGCGGTATCTGCGATCTGCGGCGTGACGATACTTTTTTTCGCGCTTTATGCGCTTAGCTTTTATAGCGCCAGGCTATATAAAATTCTCGCCTTTGCGCTTCTGGCGATAAACGTAGCCTTCGCGATCGCTCAGATTTTTTTGATCTTTAGCCTGGAGCTTACCTACTCGCACGGCACGCTGGACGCGCTAGTGCAAACGACGCCCAAGGAGGCCTTTGAGTTCGCGCATGCGTTTTTAAATTTTAAGCTTATCGCGGCTTTTTTGGCGCTTTTAATTTTCGTCATCGCCGCTCTTATGCTTAGAGTGAGCCAGCGAGCGCGAATGAAGCTATGTCGCGCGATAAAGCTAATCTTTCTGCTTAGCTTGCTTGTTTTTATCGCGCATGCGGCGTTTAAAAGCTACGTAGCCAAAAGCTCGAAAATGCGCGCCAGCATCATAATCGCGCTAAATAAAATTCCGATTTACAACTTTGCTTTCGTTACGAAGGATTATTTCGGCGCCGATTTTAAAAGCGTGCGCGAGCTGCAAGCCGGATACCAAAGCATTTACGCCTCGCATTCGCATAAAACCGCGCCAAACCGTATCTCAAACGTCGTTTTTATTATCGGAGAGAGCCTGCAGCGAAATTTTATGAGCCTATACGGCTACTATCTGCCCACCACGCCGAATCTGCAAGCGCTTGAGAAAAGCGGAAATCTAATCGCCTTTAGCGATGTCGTCTCGCCTGGAGCTAAGACCAACGACGTGTTAAAATACGTGCTAAATTTCGGAAATTACGAGAGCGAAAAGCAGCGCCCGTGGAGCGCCAACCTCGACATCGTAAATCTCGCGCGGCTCGCAAACTACGAGACCTTTTGGATCAGCAACCAGGAGCGCTACGGGCAGTGGGCGGTCGCAAGCGGCGCAAGCGCGCAGATGACGGATCACTCGGACTTTACAAACCAGATCCCGGTTTACAAATACGCCTACTCGCTCGACGAAGTTATGCTGCCTAGTATAAAAAATTTCAAATCGGGCGCGAAAAGATCGCCCCTTGCGCGCAAAGACGAAAGCTCCGCCGCAGAGGTGGGCAGCACGCAGAAAAAGGATAAATTTTTCATCCTTCATCTGATGGGCTCGCACCCGAGCTATGAGTTTCGCTATCCAAAAAGCTTTGCTAAATTTAGCGCCGCAGATATCTCGCGCGAGCCACTTGATGAGGGGCAGAAAAAAGAGCTCGCGCACTACCTAAACACCGTGGCTTACAACGATTTTATAGTAAGCGAAATTTATAAAATTTTCGCAGACGACAACACGCTGATAGTCTATTTTAGCGACCACGCCCAGAGCCTTTATCAATACCGCGGCAAGCTGATCCACGGGGGCATCAACCGCTTCACGCTCGAAATCCCGCTGATTTTCATGGCGTCGGATAAGTTCAAAGAGCAAAATGCGGATCTTTGGGCGCGCATCGCCGCAGCCAAAAATAGGCCGTTTTTGAACGACGATCTCATCCACGCGATTGCGGAAATTTTAGAGATGACCGACCTACCCGAGTACGATCCCACTCGCTCGGTGATCAATTCTGATTTTAACGCCTCGCGTCCGCGCATCATCGAGGGGGTCGATTACGATAAGGTTTATAGATTGCAGAAGGAATTCGGCGAGTAA
- a CDS encoding aminotransferase class V-fold PLP-dependent enzyme, with amino-acid sequence MQKFWSHALDFETIKENIILKEGVKYFDFAASGLAYRPIEAEIERVLATYANVHSAGGESAEITSDYYENARAKIKELLGCEERYYLISCGFGATAAIKKLWEILGIYLPPATRDRLGLRRESIKELPLFIISPFEHHSVEISLRQGLCEVVRVPLDGSGLMDFARLGEILSANKGREIYGVLTAASNATGLKIDYKRAYLMLKAHGGRLFVDASALIAHENVDLGFCDGMFFGAHKLLGGVGASGILAVRKELLRGEEPTFAGGGTIKYADALTQRFIIDKERLEEAGTPGIIALVRAYLALKLRKSAGLEAIKSREEAICRRFISEISKIHEIKIYGNLTAPRVPIFAFNMKGLGADALAGVLGQKFEIQTRAGCDCAAPYGFDLLGLQPDIEMSRKPAWVRASFLFIHDESDVDFLAEALRQIAQIRDKITFVAGKYRCGSVN; translated from the coding sequence TTGCAAAAATTTTGGAGTCACGCTTTGGATTTTGAAACGATCAAAGAAAATATCATCTTAAAAGAGGGGGTCAAATACTTCGATTTCGCCGCCTCGGGGCTCGCGTATCGCCCTATAGAAGCGGAAATCGAGCGCGTGCTTGCAACATACGCCAACGTCCACTCCGCAGGCGGAGAGAGCGCCGAGATTACGAGCGATTACTACGAAAACGCAAGAGCCAAAATCAAAGAGCTTCTAGGCTGCGAAGAGCGCTACTACCTGATCTCGTGCGGATTTGGCGCGACTGCGGCGATTAAGAAGCTTTGGGAAATTTTAGGCATCTACCTGCCGCCCGCGACGCGAGATAGGCTCGGCTTGCGGCGCGAGAGCATAAAAGAGCTGCCGCTTTTCATCATCTCGCCTTTTGAGCATCATTCCGTTGAGATTAGCCTAAGACAGGGGCTTTGCGAGGTCGTGCGCGTGCCGCTGGACGGAAGTGGTCTGATGGACTTTGCGCGGCTGGGCGAAATTTTATCCGCAAACAAAGGGCGCGAAATTTACGGCGTGCTTACCGCGGCATCAAACGCGACGGGGCTTAAGATAGACTACAAGCGCGCTTACTTGATGCTCAAGGCGCACGGCGGGCGGCTGTTTGTGGACGCTAGCGCGCTCATCGCGCACGAAAACGTGGATCTTGGCTTTTGCGACGGTATGTTTTTCGGCGCACACAAGCTCTTAGGCGGCGTAGGCGCTAGCGGGATTTTGGCGGTGCGAAAGGAGCTTTTGCGTGGCGAAGAGCCGACATTCGCTGGAGGCGGCACGATCAAATACGCAGATGCCCTAACGCAGCGCTTTATAATCGACAAGGAGCGCTTGGAGGAAGCAGGCACGCCCGGTATCATCGCGCTGGTGCGAGCTTATCTTGCCCTAAAGCTTCGCAAAAGTGCGGGGCTAGAGGCGATCAAGTCGCGCGAAGAGGCGATCTGCAGACGCTTCATAAGCGAAATTTCAAAAATCCACGAGATTAAAATTTATGGCAATCTGACTGCGCCGCGCGTGCCAATCTTTGCTTTTAATATGAAAGGGCTCGGCGCAGACGCGCTAGCCGGAGTGCTCGGGCAGAAATTTGAGATTCAGACCCGCGCAGGATGCGACTGTGCAGCACCTTACGGCTTTGATCTGCTCGGCTTGCAACCCGATATCGAAATGTCGCGCAAACCCGCTTGGGTGCGGGCTAGCTTCTTGTTTATCCACGACGAAAGCGACGTGGATTTCTTAGCAGAGGCGCTAAGACAGATCGCTCAGATCCGCGATAAAATCACCTTCGTAGCGGGCAAATACCGCTGCGGCAGCGTAAATTAA
- a CDS encoding DUF234 domain-containing protein, which produces MGDAGIDAILQFHFVFDEIGCISGYADVFEAIENEILLCFERLGERFKFGGEYEEQIKKALMKFARSDRKKIGISKILPRFTAQKITADLINAKFLITEKSSEQRTQKARKNDRLPRALRRYHITDKVHFSSNFARFWFRFIEPNLPALRRGEIGRVLSLIKADFNAYAGLGFEILSKELLAKYLNLEISQISSFWNKEVEIDIYAKFENFCVAGECKYKERKISKNVLNELILKCEKADLAPDLLALFSKSGFSGELQNLKSDKILLFSLEDFKILL; this is translated from the coding sequence TTGGGCGATGCTGGTATCGATGCGATTTTGCAGTTTCATTTTGTATTCGACGAGATAGGCTGCATAAGCGGTTACGCGGACGTTTTCGAAGCGATCGAAAATGAAATTTTGCTCTGCTTCGAACGTCTCGGCGAGCGCTTTAAATTTGGCGGCGAGTACGAAGAGCAGATCAAAAAGGCGCTGATGAAATTCGCTAGAAGCGACCGCAAAAAAATAGGAATTTCAAAAATCTTGCCGCGATTTACGGCGCAAAAAATCACCGCAGATCTCATAAACGCGAAGTTTTTAATCACCGAAAAATCAAGCGAGCAAAGGACGCAAAAGGCTCGCAAAAACGACCGCCTACCGCGCGCGCTGCGCCGCTATCATATCACCGACAAAGTCCATTTTAGCAGCAACTTTGCGAGGTTTTGGTTTAGATTTATCGAGCCGAACCTGCCCGCGCTGCGCCGCGGCGAGATAGGGCGCGTGCTAAGCCTAATCAAAGCGGATTTTAACGCCTACGCGGGGCTCGGGTTTGAAATTTTAAGCAAGGAGCTGCTCGCGAAGTATCTAAATTTAGAGATTTCGCAAATTTCAAGCTTTTGGAACAAAGAGGTCGAGATCGACATCTACGCGAAATTTGAGAACTTTTGCGTCGCAGGCGAGTGCAAATACAAGGAGCGAAAAATTTCAAAAAACGTGCTAAACGAGCTCATTCTCAAATGCGAAAAAGCTGACCTCGCGCCCGATCTGCTCGCGCTGTTTTCCAAAAGCGGCTTTAGCGGCGAACTGCAAAACCTAAAAAGCGATAAAATTTTACTTTTTTCGCTCGAGGATTTTAAAATTTTACTTTGA
- the efp gene encoding elongation factor P, with product MAYSMGDLKKGLKIEVDGIPFKIIEYQHVKPGKGPAFVRVKIKSFIDGKVLEKTFHAGDKCEAPNLEEKEMQYLYDDGEACQFMDTDSYEQIAISDEDVGEAKKWMLDGMMVNIMFYNGKAIGVDVPQVVELKIVETAPNFRGDTQGSNKKPATLETGAVVQIPFHVLEGEVIRVDTVRGEYIERANK from the coding sequence ATGGCTTATTCAATGGGCGATCTAAAAAAAGGGCTAAAAATCGAGGTGGACGGAATTCCGTTTAAAATCATAGAATACCAACACGTAAAACCGGGCAAAGGACCTGCTTTCGTGCGCGTTAAAATAAAATCCTTCATCGATGGCAAGGTGCTTGAAAAGACCTTCCATGCGGGCGATAAATGCGAAGCTCCGAATCTTGAGGAAAAAGAGATGCAGTATCTCTACGACGATGGCGAAGCGTGTCAGTTTATGGATACCGATAGCTACGAACAGATCGCGATTAGCGACGAGGACGTGGGCGAGGCGAAAAAATGGATGCTAGATGGCATGATGGTAAATATAATGTTTTACAACGGCAAAGCGATCGGCGTGGATGTGCCGCAGGTGGTGGAGCTTAAGATCGTAGAAACTGCGCCAAATTTCCGCGGTGATACACAGGGCAGCAATAAAAAGCCCGCCACGCTTGAGACCGGCGCCGTGGTGCAGATCCCATTTCACGTGCTCGAAGGCGAGGTCATCCGCGTAGATACCGTCCGCGGCGAGTATATCGAGCGCGCGAATAAATAA
- a CDS encoding SelT/SelW/SelH family (seleno)protein, with product MKVVITYCNSUSYRPQALRVRDEITGVYKDAVVELVPGGSGDFLVEVDGRKLFFNKDFAKPRFPSEGEILNLIKVAA from the coding sequence ATGAAGGTTGTAATTACTTATTGTAATTCTTGATCTTATAGACCGCAAGCTCTCCGTGTGAGAGATGAAATAACAGGCGTCTATAAGGATGCAGTTGTCGAGTTGGTCCCTGGTGGCAGCGGAGACTTTCTAGTAGAAGTTGACGGCAGAAAGCTTTTCTTTAATAAAGATTTTGCTAAGCCTCGTTTCCCAAGTGAAGGTGAAATTTTAAATCTAATTAAAGTTGCAGCCTAG
- a CDS encoding metallophosphoesterase, whose protein sequence is MIYLCGDTHGINEIGKITNKAFAGGLSADDFVIVLGDFGLFWSERIDEFMARKNIERYFPATLLFIDGNHENFDMLDQLPRERKFRGTVSVGGENIFWLRRGEIYEIAGRRFLCFGGALSVDKAHRIPGLSWWAREIPSEEEFACAMQNARDFIAAGRRIDAVLSHTAPWFAMKFLKEYLWCSKSTPDKTSEYLERIFELVRPARWYFGHFHGDKKFHTHGCDFYLCYDEILKFED, encoded by the coding sequence ATGATATATCTTTGCGGCGATACGCACGGAATAAACGAGATCGGCAAAATAACAAACAAGGCCTTTGCGGGTGGGCTTAGCGCTGATGATTTCGTCATTGTGCTCGGAGATTTCGGGCTGTTTTGGAGCGAGCGGATAGATGAGTTTATGGCGCGTAAAAATATAGAAAGATATTTCCCCGCCACGCTTCTTTTCATAGACGGCAACCATGAAAATTTCGATATGTTGGATCAGCTGCCGCGCGAGCGGAAATTCCGCGGCACCGTGAGCGTGGGCGGCGAGAATATTTTTTGGCTGCGGCGTGGCGAAATTTACGAGATTGCGGGGCGACGATTTTTGTGCTTCGGCGGCGCGCTTAGCGTCGATAAGGCGCATCGGATACCGGGGCTTAGCTGGTGGGCGCGCGAGATTCCAAGCGAGGAGGAGTTTGCTTGCGCGATGCAAAATGCCCGCGATTTCATCGCCGCGGGCAGGCGGATCGATGCGGTACTGAGTCACACAGCGCCGTGGTTTGCCATGAAATTTTTAAAAGAATACCTTTGGTGCAGCAAAAGCACCCCCGATAAAACGTCTGAGTATTTGGAGCGGATCTTTGAGCTCGTAAGGCCCGCGCGGTGGTATTTCGGACACTTTCACGGCGATAAGAAATTCCATACGCACGGCTGCGATTTTTATCTCTGCTACGATGAAATTTTAAAATTTGAGGACTAG
- a CDS encoding GDSL-type esterase/lipase family protein, producing the protein MSKFIVILFAALLGGCAANAGVRGINSANAKSSAGFGVKFFGDSHLGSDALIDAFRHGFFVQNSVGFVPAMMPKYHKSENIEFKQSGFNVISSRTEQDPDFPLCGVIATGKKGANVRLELKQLSGDFYVEILHKSDQSGEIFRVRDASGLSAYISQEVPQKWEYSKLRLRFPIEIRSLRDGAELGGYKIYRKNARFADSCASNGAFSNLYEKWGADAFGRDFSGLRYNLVVIAYGTNDAMDPKFDEQKFYQSVRGLLRSVRSAAPGAKILLVAPPRSPKVPNASRAAEVLAHLARDEGAMFYDIAGLMDEDGGWRGWRERGLIRPDEIHLQKEGYEKIGAALATKLRGRL; encoded by the coding sequence TTGAGTAAATTTATAGTGATTTTATTTGCCGCATTATTAGGCGGATGCGCGGCAAACGCAGGCGTCCGCGGCATAAATTCCGCAAACGCAAAAAGCTCTGCGGGCTTTGGAGTGAAATTTTTTGGCGATTCGCATTTAGGAAGCGACGCGCTGATAGATGCTTTCAGACACGGCTTTTTCGTGCAAAACAGCGTCGGCTTCGTGCCTGCGATGATGCCTAAATACCATAAAAGCGAAAATATAGAATTTAAGCAAAGCGGCTTTAATGTAATCTCATCCCGCACCGAGCAAGACCCCGATTTCCCGTTATGTGGAGTGATCGCTACCGGCAAAAAAGGCGCTAACGTGCGGCTGGAGCTAAAGCAACTTAGCGGCGATTTTTATGTCGAAATTTTGCATAAATCGGATCAGAGTGGCGAGATTTTTCGCGTGCGCGATGCAAGTGGGCTAAGCGCGTATATTTCGCAAGAAGTGCCGCAGAAATGGGAGTATTCTAAGCTGCGACTTAGATTTCCGATCGAAATTAGATCGCTGCGTGACGGAGCAGAGCTTGGAGGATATAAAATTTATCGTAAAAACGCGCGCTTTGCAGACTCTTGTGCGAGCAACGGCGCGTTTAGCAATCTCTACGAAAAATGGGGTGCAGATGCCTTTGGTAGGGATTTTTCGGGACTTAGATACAATCTCGTAGTTATCGCTTATGGCACAAACGACGCGATGGATCCGAAATTTGACGAGCAAAAATTCTACCAAAGCGTCCGTGGGCTGCTTCGCTCCGTCCGCTCCGCAGCTCCCGGTGCAAAAATCCTGCTTGTAGCGCCGCCGCGAAGCCCTAAAGTGCCAAACGCCTCACGCGCTGCGGAGGTGCTAGCGCATCTAGCGCGAGACGAAGGGGCGATGTTTTACGACATAGCCGGTCTTATGGATGAGGATGGCGGCTGGCGCGGCTGGCGCGAGCGTGGGCTGATCCGCCCTGACGAAATCCACTTGCAAAAAGAGGGCTACGAAAAAATCGGCGCAGCGCTGGCGACGAAATTGCGCGGCAGGCTTTAA
- a CDS encoding DUF459 domain-containing protein, protein MLRFVSTLLFALLFSAFFMQGSLLYYLEQRFHDDFGLEEWLRRSPFRVGGEIYEKIANGADKLEQRIKGEDISKDEDASPHGGSENFKKSTQDRMAENQALQSTRARDHDVSQSVKPQDSKPQAHAAKNSALNNSTHHLKTRDSAQEPYAQNSAPQNSTSQNSVSQSLATTSSVPRSSSAPQNPVTASATLQSGENSDSQLPAPQALEQNLTTQGSVEVDAKISLSDDGKIRLNAGDEVLFMGDSLMQYVGMNAKKFFPKRSLRVIDLSKQSTGLASKKSFDWQKTLDTALRENGGVKLVVVLLGANDVWEYRAGGKTYGIKTPRWREFYASRVREIYDTAHSHGAGVLWLAMPCMQKPDFEEKTQLLNQIYADASMALGGYFMQTTPLVCEKGVYKTYLQSGSKLVRVRQDDGIHMSKEGCEAVAKEILSRIEVE, encoded by the coding sequence ATGCTTAGGTTTGTTTCGACTCTGCTTTTTGCGCTGCTTTTCTCAGCATTTTTTATGCAAGGCTCGCTGCTTTATTATTTGGAGCAGCGATTTCACGATGATTTTGGGCTGGAAGAATGGCTGCGCCGCTCGCCGTTTCGCGTAGGCGGAGAGATCTACGAAAAGATTGCAAATGGCGCAGATAAGCTTGAGCAGCGTATCAAAGGCGAGGATATTAGCAAGGATGAGGACGCAAGTCCGCATGGCGGAAGCGAAAATTTTAAAAAGTCTACGCAAGATCGTATGGCGGAAAATCAAGCTTTGCAAAGCACGAGGGCGCGAGATCACGATGTTTCGCAAAGCGTTAAACCGCAAGATAGCAAGCCGCAAGCCCATGCTGCAAAGAATTCTGCCTTAAATAATTCTACGCATCATTTAAAGACGCGCGATTCTGCGCAGGAGCCTTACGCACAAAATTCCGCCCCTCAAAATTCTACTTCGCAAAATTCCGTGTCACAAAGCCTGGCTACAACAAGCTCTGTACCGCGCAGCTCCTCTGCGCCGCAAAATCCCGTCACGGCAAGCGCAACCTTGCAAAGCGGCGAGAATTCCGATTCTCAACTTCCCGCTCCGCAGGCCTTGGAGCAGAATTTAACGACGCAAGGCTCCGTGGAGGTTGATGCTAAAATTTCGCTTAGCGACGATGGCAAAATCCGCCTAAATGCAGGCGATGAGGTGCTTTTTATGGGTGATAGTCTGATGCAATACGTGGGGATGAATGCTAAGAAATTTTTCCCGAAGCGAAGCCTGAGGGTGATTGATCTTAGCAAGCAATCTACGGGGCTTGCGAGCAAGAAATCTTTCGACTGGCAAAAGACGCTCGATACTGCGCTTAGAGAGAATGGCGGCGTTAAGCTCGTAGTCGTGCTGCTGGGCGCCAATGACGTCTGGGAGTATCGCGCAGGAGGTAAAACTTATGGCATTAAAACGCCGCGCTGGCGGGAGTTTTACGCCTCAAGAGTGCGTGAGATCTACGATACGGCGCACTCGCACGGTGCAGGAGTGCTGTGGCTTGCGATGCCGTGTATGCAAAAGCCCGATTTTGAGGAGAAAACGCAGCTGCTAAATCAAATATATGCCGACGCAAGTATGGCGCTTGGCGGGTATTTTATGCAAACAACCCCGCTGGTGTGCGAAAAAGGCGTCTATAAAACCTATCTGCAAAGCGGCTCCAAGCTCGTGCGCGTGCGCCAAGACGACGGCATTCATATGAGCAAAGAGGGTTGCGAAGCGGTAGCGAAAGAAATTTTATCAAGGATTGAAGTTGAGTAA
- a CDS encoding MBOAT family O-acyltransferase yields MTFFSPEFVLAFLAFLIVYWTLKNHIFAQKILILLASYGFMCSINPRFALVLAAYSAFVYFAGVCIARANRVVAKAIPPAKQSSHKKKLSRKAAAKQMSAAKQAGIAKQVQKAGLAKQIPLPTAKARAVMLAAVAGGLFFLAFFKYYGYVREFFNAALAALHLGAVDSVAFPLGISYYVFMSITYFVSVYRRECGEQGFLSLACFLAFFPSVVMGPIGRASAAKGVEPVLPQFDRFKHFGNADEIYVLIIFALVKLLLISGYLGAYYSDVISGVYGDEPESSVAQILAALLLYGVVLYTNFSGFIDMARALGLAMGFKLPQNFNMPYAAKNLGEFWDRWHISLSTFIRDYIYIPLGGSRNGFARTCVNLLIAFALSGIWHGAGLNFLIWGLLHGAALVFLKCLAKVGVKPLNPHLALFCTYIFVSFAWIFFANSLPDAAAILSAFARARAFGDISELAVLAVILAGIFVYPKISALKDTLIALFAELPFLPKALVLGMIFTLIFALMPSGIPNFIYAGF; encoded by the coding sequence ATGACATTTTTTTCGCCTGAGTTTGTCCTTGCTTTTTTAGCGTTTTTAATCGTTTATTGGACGCTCAAAAATCATATTTTCGCGCAAAAAATCCTGATCCTGCTGGCAAGCTACGGCTTTATGTGCTCCATAAATCCGCGCTTTGCGCTAGTGCTTGCAGCCTATAGTGCTTTCGTATATTTTGCAGGGGTGTGTATCGCGCGCGCTAATCGCGTAGTTGCGAAAGCCATACCGCCCGCAAAGCAGTCTTCGCACAAGAAAAAGCTCTCGCGTAAAGCGGCAGCCAAGCAGATGAGCGCAGCAAAACAAGCTGGCATAGCCAAGCAGGTACAAAAAGCAGGGCTAGCGAAGCAGATTCCACTACCAACTGCGAAGGCGCGTGCGGTGATGCTTGCGGCAGTTGCTGGTGGCTTATTTTTTCTTGCGTTTTTTAAATATTATGGCTACGTCAGGGAGTTTTTCAATGCTGCGCTTGCTGCGCTGCACCTAGGTGCCGTTGATAGCGTGGCGTTTCCGCTTGGAATTTCATATTATGTTTTTATGTCGATCACCTATTTCGTCTCGGTTTATAGGCGCGAATGCGGCGAGCAGGGCTTTTTGAGCTTGGCGTGCTTTTTGGCATTTTTCCCTAGCGTCGTGATGGGTCCTATCGGGCGCGCTAGCGCTGCCAAGGGCGTAGAGCCAGTACTGCCGCAGTTTGATCGCTTCAAGCACTTTGGCAATGCCGATGAAATTTATGTGCTTATAATTTTTGCCTTAGTTAAGTTGCTGCTTATTAGCGGCTATTTGGGCGCGTATTATAGCGATGTGATTTCAGGCGTTTACGGCGACGAGCCAGAGTCTTCCGTGGCGCAAATTCTAGCTGCACTGCTACTTTATGGCGTGGTGCTTTATACGAATTTTAGCGGCTTTATCGATATGGCGCGGGCTCTTGGGCTTGCGATGGGCTTTAAGCTGCCTCAGAATTTTAATATGCCCTATGCGGCTAAGAATTTAGGCGAGTTTTGGGATCGCTGGCATATCAGCTTATCCACGTTTATACGCGATTATATTTATATCCCGCTCGGCGGCTCGCGCAATGGCTTTGCGCGCACCTGCGTAAATTTGCTAATCGCGTTTGCGCTCTCGGGCATTTGGCACGGCGCGGGATTAAATTTTTTGATTTGGGGGCTTTTGCACGGAGCAGCGCTTGTGTTTTTAAAATGTCTTGCCAAAGTGGGCGTAAAGCCGCTAAATCCACATTTGGCGCTATTTTGCACCTATATTTTTGTAAGTTTCGCTTGGATTTTTTTTGCCAATTCCCTGCCAGATGCGGCGGCGATTTTGAGCGCTTTTGCCCGCGCACGAGCTTTCGGAGATATTAGCGAGCTAGCGGTGCTTGCGGTGATTTTAGCGGGGATTTTTGTTTATCCTAAAATTTCAGCTCTTAAAGATACTTTGATCGCGCTTTTTGCCGAGCTGCCGTTTTTACCTAAAGCTCTCGTGCTCGGCATGATCTTCACGCTGATTTTCGCGCTGATGCCAAGCGGAATTCCAAATTTCATCTACGCAGGATTTTAG